The Apium graveolens cultivar Ventura chromosome 10, ASM990537v1, whole genome shotgun sequence nucleotide sequence AACCACAAATTATAAAATCtgaaatataattaaaataatgtgatatgtagagttttaatagtgtataaatacaattacaaataaaaaattatgattataatttttaagatatatataaaatgtatattaaatatgaaattataatatttatgatttggtctattcggtccggatcagaatattttttaaaagaaccgaaccgaaccctATTCGGtctggaccgaatagaccgaatttctgAAAAAATTGGGACTGAACTGAACCGAACCGAATTAATACGGTTCGGTTTGATTTTTCGATTTCGATTCAGTTTTGTTCGGCCCTAGCCCCGGTCAGAGATGAAACTGGGGGAGAAAACGTTGAGGAATTTGTTCTAGCATTTGGTTACAGCTGGTATTTGTGTTGAGTAGTGTTAAGTAGGATACGTATCTGATACAGACGTTTATGGTGGGTATAAAAGTAAAGCTGAGCAATAGTGGGTAAATAGGGCAACTTGACGTTAAAATAGAGCTGGGCAATTTTTCTATAAATATATGATTAAGTAAAAGATTTCATTTCGCGATCTTGTCTAAAAGTTTAAAAGAGAAATATCAATAAATTGGACGTAATTATATGAATCTGAAAAAGGTAATTCATATTGTGGCATAATTCAAGTGATAAGATTTTCTCAATTGAAATTTAATTCTCACTCACAATTAATCTAAAAAATAGGGACACTTGAGTCGCATATCGAGTTCTAGTATCGGATACTTGAACAAACGCATCCCCGTATATATAGATTTTTACTTATACTAATCTAAAATTTTATATTCAGAAATTGTTGTCAAAATCTATCTTAGCAAATATTCACAAAATTATGTATTCATATTTATTAGTTActataaaattattaattatcaaattctCGTATCGCACTCCCGCATCTCATCCTTACTTTTTagctactccctccgtcccttccaattgttatcgtttctatCCGGCACGCGTTTTAAGATGAATAgaaaatatagttttataatttttttttaaataaatctttttttgaataaaagtttaaacattctatttttattcaaaaaaaaattataaaactatactttatatttatcttaaaatacgtgtcggacACTCTCACATGAGCGATAATAATTGGTCGGGACCGAGAGagtattaattaataaaaaattaatactTATTAAAATTATTGTAATCTCCTTTTTTTTATCAGTCAACTACACGTCCCCATCCCTTGTTATCGCGGGCTTTCTTTATTGTTACCACCGGCCTGCAGAGCAGATTGTTGATACATACAACCTTATTTAATTCAAAAGGTTGCCGTATATAATGGATCTGTTTGATGCAACTTGTTCGAATCATTCATTTTTTAAGTGTATCCTAAGATCTACTTGTTCTCTTGTGACCCTAATCTCTGTACCGCATCATTGACCGATTTGGCTTTTGCCTTTATATTCAACCAAGATTATTATTATTTCAACCACCATATTTGAAAGCAAACACAACTTTATTTTCACAACAAAATAACAAACGAGATCTAAATTCGATAAATGTTAGACAAGCTAATATCAGGATGAACACAGCCTTGCAGCTAGCAGTGACCAATGGTCACTTGGCTAATGCTAAGCTGTTAGTAGAGTCAGATCCCAGTAATACGCATGTTCGAAATGGTAAGGTTGTTATAGTCAAGATGATCTGTACAACCTGCCGAGCTCCGTTCTTATATGGCCTTCAAGCCACAACTGCTTTGCATGCTGCTATTATCAAGCTCCCTCAAGGTTAGTGTACATGTAACAATTTCAATACTTGTTTCGACTTGTTTCCTACAACAATTATCGTTTTGTGATAGAATTTACGATAATATTATTTGTATTAGATCGGACTATAACAATTATTCATTTCGTGATATAATTTTTTATACTTAGAAATTGTATTATGTTAGATCGGACTATAACAATTATTGACTCAGAAACTATTCTTTCAATATTTTTTATCAAGATCTGAGTACATGTATAATAATCAACATTTGGACCTCAATTGCAGATAAGAAAAATGATAGAGATGTGGTTAAGGTCCTCATTGATGCAGCCAAACGTTCTAGTTGCTCAGAGGATGCACCATATAACAGTTTTGAAGCTTTATTTAATAGAACTGACGTAGACCTGGCAATGAGAAGAGATCACCTAGACATGATTGAGCTGATATTAGTCGAAGATCCGGCATATCAACACGGACACGCAAGTAAAAATATCAATCTTAAGCCTCTGATCTATGTAGCTACTGAACATGGGTACAAGGATATGGTCAAATTAACTCACGAATGTGGAAATACCCTGGGTCATGGAGGTCAGACCGCTTTAAAAGCTGCTTTTATAGCGCGTGATGAAGGTAcaataactaattaatttattCTAATTTCAATATATATGTACTCACGATTAGGGATTTATATAGGATGTGATCAAAACTAGAGTTTAGTGAAGACAATCAATTCTATAAATTAAACAAATATCATATATAGtgaaatatgaaacaaaattacGGGATGTGTGTGACTCAATAGAATTTTTTGTTTCTCAGAATCTATATTCGGTATCCTAGGAGATGACCAACATCTGGTAACCTATGCTGATAGTTCCAGGGGGTGGACACCACTTCACTATGCCGCATATTATGCATTTGATTCAGCACTTGATGTTATTGTACAAGCGCAAACAGATGTTGGCTATCAGTTTGTGTCCCGGGAGAAGCGAACACCACTTTATATAGCAGCTGAGAATGGACATATTTCTACTGTGATACGACTTATGCAATTATGGCCACTTTTATGTGTTGATGTTGATCACGAGTGTCGAGATATACTATACTTTGCCGTGATTGCAGGCAATAAAGATATGATTCTGTGTATAATGATGACACATTGTCCGGAAAAGCATATTGACAAGATTCTAAATGAGAAGGATATCAACGACAATACACCTCTCCATTTAGTTATTGGCGAGGGTTGTTTCGCTCCGGAACTCATAAAACATAAGAAAGTTGATAATAGTTACTGCACTCATAACAACATAACTTTTACAGTCGGATTTACAATGACAGGTGGATACCATCAAAGTGGAGAAGCTAATCAAGGAGTGGTACTTCTTTCCAAAAAGACAGCTTTTAAAATATTTGTGATATCAGATGCATTAGCTCTGGTACTGTCAACATCTTCTTTGTTTCTCTACTTCATTGCATCTATATATGAAGATAGCAAGTGctgtgaatacaatctgcgattaatacatataattcaaataagtgtgtgtgtgagtaaacgaaatcaaacagagaaagaaaggatataaccaaatggagatcctcgagtccagttgaaactgtctccttaaagttatttcgcctctcaccgtaagtgcgagtcgatagcctcccaggataaaatgagataccagtataatcgatagatcgaatatactctcagcaaacttgaactaagcccgagaactatcaccggaatattgaaaaaatttaagattaaagagaccgagaatgaaagagatgactcttattcccttgacttaataaaactgattccctaagactctatttataaagagaggcttgaaaggacttgtttttcttttcgatgtggtacatagtatttataagaaaaactaagaaataggtttgtgctactctcgatgtggtacaaaaccacttttcatattaaaaggtaaaactttgaaacatcagttctcattcaccttttactcattttgagcgtgtaaatatgcgttggaatcccctcgaagaggagaatacgttccaataaatacacaccactaatacataatgtgtctcactcatatagagtctcaaaatgattcacaacttagtctaaaatactaagtttgtccaacaatcccccacaaatgagattgatggtccagtagcacgcaccacatagacagacagacgcggagcttgacttggtgatagttccggcTGTCAGATATAACATACGATAtgtagagaatgctccttgaaccttcgctcgaataagtatatcgactttactggtagacagtatgacgcgatgtccttaaactgttcgaccgtttgtgtaaacgatgacataatcatcactatatctttcctggctcattcagttctcatgattatgtccattttggccatggaacatcgtcctggttctgcaggagtttttaaagaattgtgcctcgcaattctcctttgaagcggccccacttctctcccacataggtgatctttatcttatagagtaacccgcgtttactcaactgaattccatgcgttcattcctgaactccatgtattcatcaaagatcattaaaagctcaaagcttaacctcgtaccttacgggtctcactgtttcctcatcataggaacaggccaggggttacccccacagtgatttggtcatcatgatttagttgtcccatagaaccaagttcttgggatctccagtcagcaatggttgggtgtccaccatgatgccgttaagcaataggcttaaggcccatccctctcgatgatttctcaaccacttcttttgataaccctttggttagtggaaccgcgatattatcttttgacggtatatagtcaatagtgataattccggttgagatcaattgtctaatggaactgtgtcatcatcgtatatgacgagactttccattatacatcgtgctctgtgctatgccaatagcggattgactatcacaatgaatccctattgcagttacaggctttggccatcttggaatatcctccagaaattgacgtagatattcagcctcttcggcgcatttatctagtgccacaaactcagcttccatcgtggaatgagttatcaccgtttgttttgaggatttccatgatattgccgctccagctaatgtaaacacatagccgctcgtagacttaagtactttcttgctagatatccaatttgcgtcagtatatccttctaatactgctgggtatctaccatagtgcagtccatagtctcgagttcccctcaagtaccttagtacccttatgatcgctttccagtgatcagctcccagattactcgtaaacctactcaacttgctaattgagtatgcaatgtctggtcttgaacagctcatgaggtacatcagactaccaattatcctcgagtattccaattgggaaacaactacacctttgttcttggataggtgcaaagtcatatccacaggtgtcctagctttctcaaagtcatccttaagaaacttctcaaggatcttgtcaacataatgtggttgacttaatgcgagaccctctgatgttctagaaatttgaattcccggaattacatttgctagtcccatgtctttcatgtcgaatcttgatttcaacatgtccttggtagatttgatcactttatcattgcttccggcaataagtagatcatctacatatagcgtcatcatgacatagccactctcgttatccttgtaataggcacatctatcacattcattgattttgaagccattaGTCAGCACGACCTcgtcaaatttttcatgccatttcataggcgcttgcttcaaaccatacaatgatttcaccaatctacaaactttcctttcttgtcctgggacaacaaacccttcgggttgttccatatagatttcctcatctatgtccccatttaggaaggctgttttcacatccgtttgatgtacagttagattacgcattgcagcaataacaaacatcatccttatggatgTTATTCTCGTtactggagaatatgtatcaaaataatcaaggcctttttgttgcttgtatcctttaatcacaagtctggccttatacttatcaatagtgccatcagtttttaacttcttcttgaaaacccacttgctacctaatggtttgcaaccagttggcaagtccactagttcccaagtatgattctgcataattgaatcaacttcattcctgatggcctctttccacataggtccatcaggtgaggtaaccgcctccttataggtttttgggtcaccttcttcgagcaaataggtcataaaatcagacccataggatttctccgttcgttgtcttttgcttcttctcactacccccacatttttgtcttcactttcgtcactctcattatcgtcatctacagactcatgagatcgtttagatgtcgtaggttgttggtttcctggattacagggaaacatcgtctcaaagaatgagacattccttgattccataatggtattcttttgaatatcaggaatcttggattcatgaacaagaaaccgatatgcagttCTGTGTagaggatatccgatgaagatacaatccacagtcttaggacctatcttcaccttcttcggtgtagggatccgtacctttgcaaggcacccccacactttcaggtgttggtaacttggtttctttttcttccatattttataaggacttacatccttattcttgcgcatcataatatttaaaatattatttgcgcttaagatgaCTTCTCCCCACATTGATTGtggaagcccagagcttaacaacatcgcattcatcatttctttcagagtgtgattcttcctttcagccacaccatttgactgaggggagtatggtgcagtgacctcatggattataccatgttgtgaacagaattctctaaatggttcaacatattcacctccacgatcacttcgtatcattttgattttctcagcctgttgtgtctcaacttcttccttatagattttaaatttatctatagcttcgtctttgcttatcaacaaatatacatagcagtattttgtacaatcatcaatgaatgtaataaaatacttgtttcctcctcttgttagagcgaattttaaatcacatatgtcgctatgtattaggtctagcactttggtgttcctttccacacgtttaattgatgatctcgttaattttgcctcaacacaagtctcacacttatgttttgaatcgatagtaagtttaggtatgtattaTTTTGCACTTAAAcatcgtaaagtgtcataatttacatgtcctaatctagcatgccataaattaggagactcaagcaagtaagcagaagaattcttcatttcattatcgtccttaacggacattacattgagcttaaaaagcccatcggttaaataacccttgcctacaaacataccactcttagacaaaataactttatctgactctattacaatgcgaaagccatgcttactaaacagagaaccagacacaaggttcttgcgaatatcaggcacataaaatacattcttcaaagtcagattcttcccagaggtcatcttcaggatcaccgtgccttcaccctcaatggtagaagttgctgaattccccatgtagagcttctcaccagcatcggaagctttgaggctagagaaaatctccttctctgagcaaacatgcctagtatcaccagtatcaatccaccattcacgtggattagaaccgaccaggttcacttcagagatcgtagcacagaggtctatatcacccatctccttggagatattctctaccatgtttgcttctttcttcttgttgggcttcttgggcttcttgcagtcagaagacctatgaccaactttatcacagttgtagcacttcccctgaaatttcgacttcgaaatccctcctttgggtgccagctttgcccctttactagaattagtcttcttgggcttggagctttgagcatgctccacca carries:
- the LOC141692569 gene encoding uncharacterized protein LOC141692569; this encodes MNTALQLAVTNGHLANAKLLVESDPSNTHVRNGKVVIVKMICTTCRAPFLYGLQATTALHAAIIKLPQDKKNDRDVVKVLIDAAKRSSCSEDAPYNSFEALFNRTDVDLAMRRDHLDMIELILVEDPAYQHGHASKNINLKPLIYVATEHGYKDMVKLTHECGNTLGHGGQTALKAAFIARDEESIFGILGDDQHLVTYADSSRGWTPLHYAAYYAFDSALDVIVQAQTDVGYQFVSREKRTPLYIAAENGHISTVIRLMQLWPLLCVDVDHECRDILYFAVIAGNKDMILCIMMTHCPEKHIDKILNEKDINDNTPLHLVIGEGCFAPELIKHKKVDNSYCTHNNITFTVGFTMTGGYHQSGEANQGVVLLSKKTAFKIFVISDALALVLSTSSLFLYFIASIYEDSKCCEYNLRLIHIIQISVCVSKRNQTEKERI